A window of Bradyrhizobium sp. AZCC 1610 contains these coding sequences:
- the rimO gene encoding 30S ribosomal protein S12 methylthiotransferase RimO — protein sequence MQQAAAPKVSFVSLGCPKALVDSERIITRLRAEGYELARKHDGADIVIVNTCGFLDSAKQESLGAIGEAMAENGKVIVTGCMGAEPEQIEAAYPGVLSITGPQQYESVLEAVHRALPPVHNPHLDLVPPQGIKLTPRHYAYLKISEGCNNRCSFCIIPKLRGDLVSRPANDVLREAEKLVSAGVKELLVISQDTSAYGVDIKYADSPWKDRQVRAKFFDLAKELGELGAWVRLQYVYPYPHVDEVIGLMTEGKILPYLDIPFQHASPDVLRAMKRPAHQEKTLARIQKWRAECPDLTLRSTFIVGFPGETDSDFAYLLDWLEDAEIDRLGCFKYEPVAGAASNAIGNAVPDEIKQERWNALMARQQKISARRLKRKVGTRQQIIVDEVGPTVAKGRSKADAPQIDGAVYLSSRRPLKVGEIVTAKIERADQYDLHGSVAGF from the coding sequence ATGCAACAGGCCGCTGCGCCCAAAGTCAGCTTTGTTTCGCTTGGGTGCCCCAAGGCGCTAGTGGATTCCGAGCGCATTATCACCCGGCTGCGTGCCGAAGGCTATGAGCTGGCGCGCAAGCATGATGGCGCCGACATCGTGATCGTCAATACCTGTGGCTTCCTCGACAGCGCCAAGCAGGAATCGCTCGGCGCCATCGGCGAGGCGATGGCGGAGAACGGCAAGGTCATCGTCACCGGCTGCATGGGCGCCGAGCCCGAACAGATCGAGGCGGCGTATCCCGGCGTACTGTCGATCACGGGTCCGCAGCAATATGAGAGCGTGCTGGAAGCCGTGCACCGGGCGCTGCCGCCGGTTCATAACCCGCATCTCGATCTGGTGCCGCCGCAGGGCATCAAGCTGACGCCGCGCCACTACGCTTATCTGAAGATTTCCGAAGGCTGCAACAACCGCTGCAGCTTCTGCATCATTCCAAAGCTGCGCGGCGATCTGGTGTCGCGTCCGGCCAACGACGTGCTGCGCGAGGCGGAAAAGCTGGTCAGTGCCGGCGTCAAGGAACTGCTCGTCATCTCGCAGGACACGTCGGCCTACGGCGTCGACATCAAATATGCCGACAGCCCGTGGAAGGACCGCCAGGTCCGCGCCAAATTCTTCGACCTCGCCAAAGAACTCGGCGAACTCGGCGCCTGGGTGCGGCTGCAATATGTCTACCCCTACCCGCATGTCGATGAAGTCATCGGGCTGATGACCGAGGGCAAGATTCTGCCCTATCTCGACATCCCCTTTCAGCATGCAAGCCCGGACGTGCTGCGGGCCATGAAGCGTCCGGCCCACCAGGAAAAGACGCTGGCGCGGATCCAGAAGTGGCGCGCGGAATGTCCTGACCTGACGCTGCGCTCGACCTTCATCGTCGGCTTCCCCGGCGAAACCGATTCCGACTTTGCGTATTTGCTGGATTGGCTGGAAGACGCCGAGATCGATCGTCTCGGCTGCTTCAAATACGAGCCGGTGGCGGGCGCCGCGTCGAATGCGATCGGCAACGCCGTGCCCGACGAGATCAAGCAGGAGCGCTGGAACGCGCTGATGGCCCGGCAGCAGAAAATCTCCGCACGCCGCCTCAAGCGCAAGGTCGGCACGAGACAGCAGATCATCGTCGACGAGGTCGGACCGACGGTCGCAAAGGGTCGGTCAAAGGCCGACGCGCCGCAGATCGATGGCGCGGTCTATCTCTCCAGCCGCCGCCCGCTGAAGGTCGGCGAAATCGTCACCGCGAAGATCGAGCGGGCGGATCAATATGACCTACACGGTAGCGTCGCGGGGTTCTGA
- a CDS encoding acetylornithine transaminase, producing the protein MTDATHPFDALMEITARPPVVFVRGAGSYLWDDSRKRYLDFVQGWAVNALGHSPPAVAEALAVQAKLLLTPSPAFYNGPSLKLAKALVENSCFDQVFFANSGAEANEGAIKLARKYGAKYKNGAFEIITFEGGFHGRTLATMSASGKKAFEPLFEPKVSGFRKAKLNELDSVKALISDNTVAVMLEPIQGEAGVWPATDQFLKELRALTTQHGLLLIVDEIQTGMGRTGKLFHYEHAGIKPDIMTLGKGIGGGVPLAALLATGHASCFEHGDQGGTFNGNPLMCAAGLAVLEHVAEPKFLKAVADAGLFLESELQKLSARHGLGEVRGRGLLLALDLKLPIGAAIVAEALAEGVLINSPQPDALRFMPALNVTREEISLMIDCLDAILVKAGAARRVA; encoded by the coding sequence ATGACTGACGCTACCCATCCGTTCGATGCGCTGATGGAGATTACCGCTCGCCCGCCGGTGGTGTTCGTCCGCGGTGCGGGCTCCTATCTCTGGGACGACTCCCGCAAGCGCTATCTCGACTTCGTACAAGGCTGGGCCGTCAACGCGCTCGGCCATTCGCCGCCTGCCGTTGCGGAAGCGCTTGCCGTACAGGCCAAGCTGTTGCTGACGCCAAGTCCCGCCTTCTACAACGGTCCCAGCCTGAAGCTTGCGAAGGCGCTGGTCGAGAACAGCTGCTTCGATCAGGTCTTCTTCGCCAATTCAGGCGCGGAGGCCAATGAGGGCGCCATCAAGCTCGCGCGGAAGTACGGCGCGAAATACAAGAACGGCGCGTTCGAAATCATCACCTTCGAGGGCGGCTTTCACGGCCGCACGCTCGCCACCATGTCGGCATCGGGCAAGAAGGCGTTCGAGCCGCTGTTCGAGCCGAAAGTATCGGGCTTCCGCAAGGCCAAGCTCAACGAGCTCGATTCAGTGAAGGCGCTGATCTCGGACAACACGGTCGCCGTGATGCTGGAGCCGATCCAGGGCGAAGCCGGCGTCTGGCCGGCGACCGATCAGTTCCTGAAAGAGTTGCGCGCGCTGACCACGCAACACGGCCTGCTGCTGATCGTCGACGAGATCCAGACCGGCATGGGCCGTACCGGAAAGCTGTTCCACTACGAACATGCCGGCATCAAGCCCGACATCATGACGCTTGGCAAAGGCATCGGCGGCGGCGTGCCGCTGGCCGCCCTGCTCGCCACCGGGCACGCCTCCTGCTTCGAGCACGGCGACCAGGGCGGCACATTCAACGGCAATCCCTTGATGTGCGCCGCGGGGCTGGCGGTGCTCGAACACGTCGCCGAGCCGAAATTCCTGAAAGCTGTGGCGGATGCCGGCCTTTTCCTGGAAAGCGAGTTGCAGAAACTGTCGGCGCGGCATGGCCTCGGCGAGGTGCGCGGCCGGGGCCTGTTGCTCGCACTCGACTTGAAACTGCCGATCGGCGCCGCGATCGTGGCCGAGGCGCTTGCGGAGGGCGTGCTGATCAACTCGCCGCAGCCCGACGCGCTGCGCTTCATGCCGGCGCTCAACGTCACCCGCGAGGAGATATCGCTGATGATCGATTGCCTTGATGCGATTTTGGTGAAGGCTGGTGCGGCAAGGCGGGTGGCGTAA
- a CDS encoding quinone oxidoreductase family protein, translating to MTKAVRVHKVGGPEALVYESVDVLAPGPGEVRLRQHAVGVNFIDVYFRTGLYKAPGLPFIAGNEAAGEVVAVGPGVTNFHPGDRVAYYFTLGGYASERVIPADKLVKLPDHITYEQGAVLMLKGLTVWYLLHKTFKVEPGHRVLIHAAAGGIGLLACQWAKALGAHVIGTVGTKAKADLALANGCDHVILYNEEDFVARVKQISRNELCDVVYDGVGKTTFPGSLSCLRPRGLFVSFGNASGPVPPFPLAELNNHGSLFATRPKLNDYVSTRKELLEGADTLFAAVINGKLHVPINHAYALKDAAKAHTELESRATTGAAILRP from the coding sequence ATGACCAAGGCCGTGCGCGTGCACAAGGTGGGGGGTCCGGAAGCCCTGGTGTATGAGAGTGTGGACGTGCTGGCGCCGGGACCGGGCGAGGTTCGCCTTCGCCAACATGCCGTCGGCGTGAACTTCATCGACGTCTATTTCCGCACCGGCCTCTACAAGGCGCCGGGGCTGCCGTTCATCGCCGGCAACGAAGCCGCCGGCGAGGTCGTGGCCGTCGGCCCGGGCGTCACCAATTTTCATCCCGGCGATCGCGTCGCTTATTATTTCACGCTCGGCGGCTACGCCAGCGAGCGGGTGATCCCGGCGGACAAGCTGGTCAAGCTGCCCGACCACATCACCTACGAGCAGGGCGCGGTCCTGATGCTCAAGGGGCTGACGGTCTGGTACCTCCTGCACAAGACCTTCAAGGTCGAACCCGGCCATCGCGTGCTGATCCATGCCGCCGCGGGCGGCATTGGGCTGCTCGCCTGCCAGTGGGCAAAGGCGCTCGGCGCGCATGTGATCGGCACCGTCGGCACCAAGGCGAAGGCCGATCTGGCGCTCGCCAATGGCTGCGACCACGTCATCCTTTACAATGAAGAAGACTTCGTGGCGCGCGTGAAACAGATCAGCCGCAACGAACTCTGCGACGTCGTCTATGACGGCGTCGGCAAGACCACCTTTCCGGGCTCGCTGTCGTGCCTGCGGCCGCGCGGCCTGTTCGTGAGTTTTGGCAACGCCTCCGGCCCGGTACCGCCGTTCCCGCTCGCCGAACTCAACAATCACGGCTCGCTGTTCGCGACCCGGCCGAAACTCAACGACTATGTTAGCACCCGCAAGGAACTGCTCGAAGGCGCCGACACGCTGTTCGCCGCCGTCATCAACGGCAAGCTCCACGTGCCGATCAACCACGCCTACGCGCTGAAGGATGCCGCCAAGGCGCATACCGAGCTCGAGAGCAGGGCGACCACGGGGGCGGCGATCCTGCGGCCGTAA
- a CDS encoding TerC family protein: MMELLTSPEAWAALLTLTALEIVLGIDNVIFISVIVSRIPPDQAKRARQIGLLLALVFRIVLLSVLVWLIGLTEPVITVRNVEFSWRDIILIGGGAFLIAKATHEIHGEVEAGDAEPDGEPKASAFFWVIVQIIVIDMVFSLDSIITAIGMSQDLEIMIAAVVIACIVMYVSSGPVARFVANHPTTKMLALAFLVLIGVALVADGFQFHIPRGYIYFAMLFAAAVELFNVLARRNRRKVAR; encoded by the coding sequence ATGATGGAATTATTGACGAGCCCGGAGGCCTGGGCGGCGCTGTTGACATTGACGGCGCTGGAAATCGTGCTCGGCATCGACAATGTCATCTTCATTTCGGTGATCGTGTCGCGCATCCCGCCTGATCAGGCCAAGCGCGCGCGGCAGATCGGCTTGTTGCTGGCGCTGGTGTTCCGCATCGTCCTGCTCAGCGTGTTGGTATGGCTGATCGGTCTTACCGAACCGGTCATCACGGTGAGGAACGTCGAGTTTTCGTGGCGCGACATCATCCTGATAGGCGGCGGGGCGTTCCTGATTGCCAAGGCGACGCATGAAATACATGGCGAGGTCGAGGCCGGCGACGCCGAACCTGATGGCGAACCAAAGGCCAGCGCATTTTTCTGGGTGATCGTTCAGATCATCGTCATCGACATGGTGTTTTCGCTGGACTCGATCATCACCGCGATCGGCATGTCACAGGATCTAGAAATCATGATCGCAGCCGTCGTGATCGCCTGCATCGTCATGTACGTGTCGTCGGGCCCGGTGGCGCGATTTGTGGCAAATCATCCGACCACAAAAATGCTGGCGCTGGCGTTCCTGGTGCTGATCGGTGTGGCGCTGGTCGCGGACGGTTTCCAATTCCATATCCCGCGCGGCTACATCTATTTTGCCATGTTGTTCGCGGCCGCCGTCGAACTGTTCAATGTGCTCGCCCGGCGCAACCGCAGGAAGGTCGCCAGGTAG
- the pcsA gene encoding phosphatidylcholine synthase — protein sequence MDQTTEPDSAPATSRMRTAAFAVHLFTAMGAGIALLAMLEAVREHWANMFGWLGVALIIDAIDGPLARRLDVVRLQPNWSGEVLDLVVDYVTYVFVPAYAITASGMLLPVAAPILGIGIMVSGALYFADKRMKASDNHFRGFPALWNAAAFYLFLLHLPPALSTLGIAILIALTFAPFHVLHPIRVVRLRWLTLWLMAIGAGLAIYTLVCDFNVGAPVVAALCAIAAYIVGSDAVIRRIKSFKA from the coding sequence ATGGACCAGACAACCGAGCCAGATTCCGCCCCGGCGACGAGCCGAATGCGGACCGCAGCATTCGCCGTGCATCTCTTCACGGCAATGGGCGCGGGCATCGCGTTGCTGGCGATGCTGGAGGCTGTGCGCGAACACTGGGCCAACATGTTCGGCTGGCTTGGCGTCGCCCTGATCATCGACGCGATCGATGGGCCGCTGGCGCGCAGGCTGGATGTCGTGCGGCTGCAGCCGAACTGGTCGGGCGAGGTGCTCGATCTCGTCGTCGATTACGTGACCTACGTCTTCGTGCCGGCCTATGCCATCACCGCGAGCGGGATGCTGCTGCCGGTGGCGGCGCCAATTCTCGGCATCGGCATTATGGTGTCGGGTGCGCTTTATTTTGCGGACAAGCGCATGAAGGCGTCGGACAACCACTTCCGCGGCTTCCCGGCGCTGTGGAACGCGGCGGCGTTTTATTTGTTCTTGCTGCACCTGCCACCGGCCCTGTCGACTCTCGGAATAGCCATCTTGATCGCGCTGACATTCGCTCCGTTTCATGTGTTGCATCCGATCCGGGTGGTGCGTCTGCGCTGGCTGACCCTGTGGCTGATGGCCATCGGAGCCGGGCTGGCGATCTATACGCTCGTCTGCGATTTCAACGTGGGCGCTCCTGTCGTTGCCGCGCTTTGTGCCATCGCGGCCTACATAGTAGGAAGTGACGCAGTGATCCGGCGCATCAAATCGTTCAAGGCATGA
- a CDS encoding UbiH/UbiF family hydroxylase, translating to MNDASQVYDAAVIGGGPAGLTAAIALAATGAKTALLARRVPYADNRTTALLGASTDLLERLDVWSRCRDKAAALRIMRLVDDTGRLIRAPEVRFTSDEIGLEQFGYNIDNRSLMVALEERTAGLSNLTRFDDEAVTIAPQDAIVTIHAGKGEQLAARLVIGADGRQSPSREAAGIGMSRRDLHQSALTFNISHSRPHNGISTEFHTAQGPCVFVPLPGNRCSVVWVSATRETERLMSLSDDELSEAAETQSHSILGRVQVEAGRNLFPLTIERPDQFASHRVALVGESAHVVPPIGAQGLNMGLRDAADIADIAGTAISLGEDPGSPAVLARYQSARRADVASRLIAIDVANRSLLSDFLGMQSLRAAGMHLLGSFGPLRRLAMREGLAPTWKRVS from the coding sequence ATGAACGATGCATCGCAAGTTTATGACGCCGCCGTGATCGGTGGCGGGCCGGCGGGGTTGACCGCGGCCATCGCGCTGGCCGCGACTGGCGCGAAAACCGCCCTGCTCGCCCGCCGCGTCCCTTATGCCGACAACCGCACCACGGCGCTGTTGGGGGCTTCCACCGATCTGCTCGAACGGCTGGACGTCTGGTCCCGCTGCCGGGACAAGGCCGCCGCATTGCGGATCATGCGCCTCGTCGACGACACCGGCCGGCTGATCCGTGCACCCGAGGTGCGCTTCACCTCGGACGAGATCGGTCTCGAACAGTTCGGCTACAACATCGACAACCGCTCGCTGATGGTCGCCCTCGAAGAGCGTACCGCCGGGCTTTCGAACCTGACCCGATTTGACGATGAGGCGGTAACGATCGCCCCGCAGGATGCGATCGTCACGATCCATGCCGGCAAGGGCGAGCAGCTTGCCGCGCGGCTGGTGATCGGCGCCGACGGGCGGCAATCGCCGTCCCGCGAGGCGGCCGGAATCGGGATGAGCCGCCGCGACCTGCATCAGTCGGCGCTGACGTTCAACATTTCCCATTCGCGGCCGCACAACGGCATCTCCACCGAATTTCACACCGCGCAAGGTCCGTGCGTATTCGTGCCCCTGCCCGGCAACCGCTGCAGCGTGGTATGGGTTTCGGCGACCAGGGAAACCGAGCGGTTGATGTCGCTCAGCGACGACGAATTGTCGGAGGCCGCGGAAACGCAGTCGCACTCCATTCTCGGTCGCGTCCAGGTTGAAGCCGGGCGCAACCTGTTTCCGCTGACGATCGAGCGTCCCGACCAATTCGCCAGCCATCGTGTCGCGCTGGTCGGCGAATCCGCCCATGTGGTGCCGCCGATCGGCGCGCAGGGCCTCAACATGGGATTGCGCGATGCGGCCGATATCGCCGACATCGCAGGAACTGCGATCTCGCTCGGGGAGGATCCGGGATCGCCGGCAGTGCTGGCGCGTTATCAGTCCGCCCGCCGCGCCGACGTCGCGAGCCGGCTGATTGCCATCGATGTCGCCAACCGTTCATTGCTCAGCGATTTCTTAGGGATGCAATCGCTGCGCGCGGCCGGCATGCACCTGCTAGGTTCGTTCGGCCCGCTGCGGCGGCTCGCGATGCGCGAGGGGCTGGCGCCGACCTGGAAGCGCGTGAGCTGA
- a CDS encoding AEC family transporter, protein MVDILNLALPYFGLIFIGFACGKTRGLPESGLAWMNFFLLYVSLPALLFRIMSETPFAELNNPPFLIATTIGTVSAFVLAMVTGRIIGELSLRKATISGLAGAYGNIGYIGPGLALAVLGSKAAAPTALIFCCDSIFLFSIVPLLMALTDREHPSFLHAIGVAVRQIVLNPLIMSAAAGALAAALHIQLPVAVDKTLLFLQNAAAPTALFVLGVTVALRPFDRVPWEVPGVIAIKLVIHPLLVFGLMLLFGPFAQPWAATAVLMAALPPALNVFVMARQNNTWIAPASVAVLIGTFASVITLTSVMWFIQSGRLVFP, encoded by the coding sequence ATGGTCGATATCCTCAACCTCGCGCTTCCCTATTTCGGCCTGATCTTCATCGGCTTTGCCTGCGGCAAGACCAGGGGCCTGCCGGAGTCCGGCCTCGCCTGGATGAACTTCTTCCTGCTGTACGTTTCTTTGCCGGCGTTGCTGTTTCGCATCATGTCGGAGACACCGTTCGCCGAACTGAACAACCCGCCATTCCTGATCGCAACGACGATCGGCACGGTCAGCGCTTTCGTGCTGGCGATGGTGACAGGACGAATCATCGGCGAGCTCTCGCTGCGCAAGGCGACGATCTCGGGCCTTGCCGGTGCCTACGGAAACATCGGCTACATAGGACCGGGGCTGGCGCTGGCGGTGCTTGGCAGCAAGGCAGCGGCGCCGACCGCGCTGATCTTCTGCTGCGACAGCATTTTCCTGTTCTCGATCGTGCCGCTGTTGATGGCGCTGACCGATCGCGAGCATCCCTCCTTCCTGCACGCGATTGGCGTCGCCGTACGGCAGATCGTGCTGAACCCGCTGATCATGTCTGCTGCCGCCGGAGCGCTCGCTGCGGCGCTACATATTCAACTGCCCGTTGCGGTCGACAAAACGCTGCTGTTCCTGCAGAACGCGGCCGCGCCGACCGCGCTGTTCGTGCTCGGCGTCACCGTGGCGCTGCGGCCGTTCGATCGCGTGCCCTGGGAAGTGCCGGGCGTGATCGCGATCAAACTCGTGATCCATCCGCTGCTCGTGTTCGGCTTGATGCTGCTGTTCGGGCCGTTCGCGCAACCCTGGGCGGCGACCGCGGTCCTGATGGCAGCACTGCCGCCGGCGCTGAACGTGTTCGTGATGGCGCGGCAGAACAATACCTGGATCGCGCCGGCGTCGGTGGCCGTCCTGATCGGGACCTTCGCATCCGTGATCACGCTGACCAGCGTGATGTGGTTCATCCAGAGCGGACGGCTGGTGTTTCCGTAA
- the hspQ gene encoding heat shock protein HspQ, which translates to MIKARTAKFQIGQIVRHRVFSFRGVIFDIDPEFNNTEEWWLSIPEEVRPHKDQPFYHLLAENSDSEYVAYVSEQNLLPDDSGEPIRHSQVAEIFVKDKAGGYRPRNPSLN; encoded by the coding sequence ATGATCAAAGCGCGCACCGCCAAATTTCAGATCGGGCAGATTGTCCGCCACCGGGTGTTTTCATTCCGGGGCGTGATTTTCGATATCGATCCGGAATTCAACAATACCGAGGAGTGGTGGTTGTCGATCCCCGAGGAGGTTCGGCCTCACAAGGATCAGCCGTTCTATCATCTGCTCGCGGAGAATTCGGACTCCGAATACGTCGCCTATGTCTCCGAGCAAAACCTGCTGCCGGACGATTCCGGCGAGCCGATCCGGCATTCGCAGGTGGCCGAGATCTTCGTGAAGGACAAGGCAGGTGGCTATCGCCCGCGCAATCCGTCGCTGAACTAG
- a CDS encoding invasion associated locus B family protein has translation MNFRILAGSIRPRGQIFALLAASALSATLIASGAQAQQPAPAPGAPKAAPAPAPAAPKAPPKAAPKGPAGAPAAQAPPAGAPGAAPQPQEQQVQLIYAPWTKFCLKGQEAGAKQVCFTGKDGRIESGQPVIAAVIIEPEGEPKKLLRVTLPLGMQLVHGTRIIVDSNAPLQGPYVICFQNGCMSDYEATPELIASLKKGQNLVVQAINSNGAPLTLPLPLAGEFAKAYDGPPTDPKVFEENQKKLQEELQKRAEEQRKKLEGGGGANPAAK, from the coding sequence ATGAATTTCCGTATCTTGGCCGGGTCGATCCGGCCGCGTGGGCAGATCTTCGCCCTGTTGGCGGCCTCGGCTTTGTCGGCAACGTTGATCGCTTCGGGCGCGCAAGCCCAGCAGCCCGCGCCGGCGCCCGGCGCCCCCAAGGCTGCTCCTGCTCCTGCGCCTGCCGCTCCGAAAGCGCCTCCGAAGGCTGCTCCCAAGGGTCCCGCCGGCGCCCCGGCCGCGCAAGCCCCTCCGGCTGGCGCTCCCGGCGCCGCCCCCCAGCCGCAGGAACAGCAGGTCCAGCTGATTTACGCGCCCTGGACCAAGTTCTGCCTCAAGGGGCAGGAAGCCGGCGCCAAGCAGGTTTGCTTCACCGGCAAGGACGGCCGCATCGAGTCCGGCCAGCCCGTCATCGCCGCCGTCATCATCGAGCCGGAAGGCGAGCCGAAGAAGCTCCTGCGCGTGACCCTGCCGCTCGGCATGCAGCTCGTGCACGGAACCCGGATCATCGTCGACAGCAATGCGCCGCTGCAGGGCCCCTACGTCATCTGCTTCCAGAACGGTTGCATGTCCGACTACGAAGCGACCCCCGAGCTGATTGCCAGCCTGAAGAAGGGCCAGAATCTCGTTGTTCAGGCGATCAATTCCAACGGCGCGCCGCTGACGCTGCCGCTGCCGCTCGCGGGTGAATTCGCCAAGGCCTATGACGGTCCGCCGACCGATCCGAAGGTGTTCGAGGAAAACCAGAAGAAGCTGCAGGAAGAGCTGCAGAAGCGGGCTGAAGAGCAGCGCAAGAAGCTCGAGGGCGGCGGCGGCGCCAATCCGGCGGCGAAGTAG